One part of the Glycine soja cultivar W05 chromosome 11, ASM419377v2, whole genome shotgun sequence genome encodes these proteins:
- the LOC114376664 gene encoding mitogen-activated protein kinase kinase kinase 5-like: MNIRIGVGGFGSFVFARQEAVKSVEQAETSSQGDGCWFPARSAPTSPFASPKTCIKKNDDFVPYHYVSPKGNQFWSAPEMPTFDTSHPPPAFFDLSALRTDKILSPHQSPPGKSLAAPHPKSPTGPSSSLSIPPRLSLDTSIARRETNALLTVHPLPLPPWAGPGAPMLSPSSSTFSPPLAKTEPMPMKNQWQKGKLLGRGTFGTVYAATNRKTGALCAMKEAEIFSDDPKSAECIKQLEQEIKVLSHLQHPNIVQYYGSEIVEDRFYIYLEYVHPGSMNKYVREHCGAITECVVRNFTRHILSGLAYLHSKKTIHRDIKGANLLVDSAGVVKLADFGMAKHLTGHVADLSLKGSPYWMAPELFQAVVQKDNSSDLAFAVDIWSLGCTIIEMFTGKPPWSEYEGAAAMFKVMKDTPPIPETLSAEGKDFLRLCFIRNPAERPTASMLLEHRFLKNLQQPDVSSSMQLYNGTNLMDIHSPSELSENKLDQISIQSAHIPK; the protein is encoded by the exons ATGAATATTAGGATTGGTGTGGGAGGATTTGGTAGCTT TGTTTTTGCGAGGCAAGAGGCAGTGAAAAGTGTGGAGCAGGCGGAGACAAGCAGTCAAGGAGATGGGTGCTGGTTCCCTGCAAGAAGTGCTCCAACGAGTCCTTTCGCCAGTCCGAAAACTTGCATTAAGAAAAACGATGATTTTGTTCCATACCATTACGTCTCACCCAAAGGAAACCAGTTCTGGTCAGCACCAGAGATGCCCACATTCGACACTTCCCACCCACCTCCCGCTTTCTTTGATTTATCAGCATTACGCACCGATAAAATTCTTTCTCCCCACCAAAGCCCACCCGGAAAAAGCCTCGCTGCCCCACATCCAAAAAGCCCAACTGGCCCTTCTTCTTCTCTATCCATCCCCCCCAGGTTATCCCTTGACACCTCCATAGCACGTCGTGAAACCAATGCTCTTCTCACTGTTCACCCCTTACCTTTGCCTCCTTGGGCTGGGCCTGGGGCCCCCATGCTTTCcccatcttcttctaccttttcCCCTCCCTTGGCTAAGACTGAACCCATGCCCATGAAAAACCAGTGGCAAAAAGGGAAACTTCTTGGCCGTGGTACTTTTGGAACTGTTTATGCTGCCACCAATAG AAAAACTGGAGCATTGTGTGCAATGAAGGAAGCGGAAATATTTTCTGATGATCCAAAGTCTGCAGAGTGCATAAAGCAGTTAGAGCAG GAAATTAAAGTTCTTAGCCATCTGCAACATCCAAACATTGTGCAGTATTATGGTAGCGAAATA GTAGAAGACaggttttatatttatttggaaTATGTCCATCCCGGTTCAATGAATAAATATGTTCGTGAACATTGTGGTGCAATAACAGAATGTGTTGTTCGGAATTTCACGCGCCATATTCTATCAGGCTTGGCTTACTTGCATAGCAAAAAAACAATTCATAG GGACATCAAAGGAGCTAACTTGCTAGTTGATTCTGCTGGTGTTGTTAAGCTTGCTGACTTTGGGATGGCCAAGCAC CTAACTGGACATGTTGCAGATCTTTCTTTGAAGGGAAGTCCATATTGGATGGCTCCAGAG CTTTTTCAAGCGGTTGTGCAAAAAGATAACAGCTCTGACCTTGCTTTCGCTGTTGATATTTGGAGTTTGGGTTGTACAATTATTGAAATGTTCACGGGGAAGCCTCCTTGGAGTGAGTACGAAGGA GCCGCAGCTATGTTTAAGGTTATGAAGGATACCCCTCCTATACCAGAAACATTGTCAGCAGAGGGTAAAGATTTCCTAAGACTTTGCTTTATAAGAAATCCAGCAGAGCGACCAACTGCTTCAATGTTATTAGAACATCGATTTCTGAAAAACTTGCAACAGCCAGATGTTTCATCTTCCATGCAGCTGTATAATGGAACAAACTTGATG GATATCCATAGTCCCAGTGAGTTGTCTGAAAATAAACTTGATCAAATTTCTATTCAAAGTGCACATATTCCTAAATGA
- the LOC114376666 gene encoding uncharacterized protein LOC114376666, whose amino-acid sequence MRWFPTLIFSHSHSQSNSSTSTSSSSSSATLKSSPSTSSASEPRKNSRSAWFFGKRSTSTRSRKLTHIADLDALVVPPLSRSPSTFDRSSTSCVQPQPLPLPRDADYRFPSPKDAAVDRPDAAAVDVTLSPGFRMRRFVVKYFISPSFQPIGQL is encoded by the exons ATGCGTTGGTTCCCTACCCTCATCTTCTCCCATTCTCATTCTCAGTCTAATTCATCAACATCAACTTCGTCCTCATCTTCTTCGGCGACTCTAAAGTCTTCCCCTTCGACGTCCTCTGCCTCCGAACCCAGGAAGAACAGCCGCTCCGCCTGGTTCTTCGGGAAAAGGTCGACGTCGACGCGTTCCAGGAAGCTAACCCACATCGCCGACTTAGACGCCCTTGTCGTGCCCCCCTTGTCTCGCTCCCCCAGCACCTTCGATCGTTCCTCCACCTCATGCGTTCAGCCTCAGCCTTTGCCCTTGCCCAGAGACGCTGATTACCGTTTTCCCTCGCCCAAAGATGCCGCCGTCGACAGACCTGACGCCGCCGCCGTCGATGTCACCCTCAGCCCTGGTTTTCGAATGCgcag GTTTGTAGTCAAGTACTTTATTTCTCCATCCTTTCAACCAATTGGTCAATTATGA
- the LOC114375023 gene encoding LOB domain-containing protein 36-like, which translates to MSSSSNSPCAACKFLRRKCTQECVFAPYFPPDNPQRFAYVHKVFGASNVAKLLNELSAAQRDDAVKSLAYEAEARLRDPVYGCVGLISVLQHKLRQIQVELSNAKKELANYIGPQALQGIPAPMLQQHPNNPFPGAMYGNMPTATASVHGGQLVIRDAQPVPHHHHHHQQQILEAQQLAAAVAAREQQEMFRSYEHQQQQEFLRFSGGGFDMGSASSAGGFSQVSPAAGSADQLSPSLALGSFDNAYHMQQQPQQGEPHHHHHPHHIPLAAQLLLPPQQKQQTHHESQLPLHRQHSESEECRSVGPSC; encoded by the coding sequence ATGTCATCATCATCGAATTCGCCGTGCGCGGCGTGCAAGTTTCTGAGGCGAAAGTGCACACAGGAGTGCGTGTTCGCGCCGTACTTTCCGCCGGACAATCCTCAGAGGTTCGCTTACGTACACAAGGTTTTCGGCGCCAGCAACGTGGCGAAGCTGCTCAACGAGCTCAGTGCGGCGCAGCGAGACGACGCCGTTAAGTCCCTCGCGTACGAGGCCGAGGCTCGTCTCCGGGACCCCGTCTACGGCTGCGTGGGCCTCATCTCCGTCCTCCAGCACAAGCTCCGGCAGATCCAGGTCGAACTCAGCAATGCAAAGAAAGAACTCGCAAATTATATTGGTCCCCAAGCACTACAAGGAATTCCCGCTCCCATGCTCCAACAACACCCTAACAACCCTTTTCCCGGTGCCATGTATGGGAACATGCCGACTGCGACGGCCTCCGTTCACGGCGGGCAGTTGGTGATTCGCGACGCGCAGCCGGTgcctcaccaccaccaccatcaccagcAGCAGATCTTGGAGGCGCAACAGTTGGCTGCTGCTGTGGCGGCGAGGGAACAGCAAGAGATGTTCAGAAGTTATGAACACCAACAGCAGCAGGAGTTTCTACGGTTCAGTGGTGGTGGGTTCGATATGGGTTCGGCTTCTTCTGCTGGTGGGTTCAGCCAGGTGTCCCCAGCTGCTGGTTCTGCTGATCAGTTGTCTCCTTCTTTGGCTTTGGGATCATTCGATAACGCTTACCACATGCAACAGCAACCACAGCAAGGGGAACCTCACCACCATCATCATCCTCATCACATTCCTCTTGCGGCTCAGCTACTTCTCCCTCCGCAGCAGAAGCAACAAACCCATCATGAGTCACAACTTCCCCTTCACCGGCAACATTCTGAGAGCGAGGAGTGTAGGAGTGTTGGTCCATCTTGTTGA
- the LOC114373675 gene encoding protein misato homolog 1-like isoform X1, with amino-acid sequence MKEIVTVQVGDFANFVGSHFWNFQDELLGLAEDPFADSFFKNQDLNMDVLYRTGETQQGIPSYTPRLLSINLRGSLGSMSSRGTLYTEVASTTLDVVTWTGGVSTQASEPYKRNLFLQSLYEEEENLNMINEIRGSNNGSQSEYEDKDITECLENGVQFWTDYSKVHYHPRSLYELNGVWADVEEFDNYGIGRDSFAWAAQGEEISDRLRFFVEECDHIQGFQFVVDDSGGFSAVAAEFLENIVDEYTNIPVLLYAVQGSGSRTNLQSRKHTVLEDLHDAVSFSRLSSFCKLIVPVGLPSLSKSKASRFLHIEDAKHYHSSAVYAAALHSISLPFRMVPVGPTSDACSVSGAVDVHGVVQMLSGQGRQNMVSVLDVAMPAPALTGVQNELSLLEILQPLTPQIAEDVEDMQAIEHMTVHGALASEGHRASVGQVKDTVDAAFLCADTRPMFCHLSVALSPLPIPLPFPSIFGNNVGQHGELMSGQITNSSPKGSLVIHSIPMAARLRSSSIVLPFLESKLRNLHQYGIQRRAAGAELLRTWGFGQEELVEMEEVLSKMVAALHSPHLSSDSD; translated from the exons ATGAAAGAGATTGTGACTGTCCAAGTTGGTGATTTCGCCAACTTCGTTGGTTCTCACTTCTGGAACTTTCAG GATGAGTTGCTTGGGTTGGCTGAGGATCCCTTTGCTGATTCTTTCTTCAAGAATCAGGATCTTAACATGGATGTGCTTTATCGTACTGGTGAGACACAGCAG GGTATCCCTTCATATACTCCTCGCCTACTTTCAATAAACTTAAgag GATCCCTTGGATCTATGAGTTCACGTGGTACATTGTATACGGAGGTTGCTTCCACAACACTAGATGTTGTCACCTG GACGGGTGGAGTTTCCACCCAAGCCTCTGAAccttataaaagaaatttgttCTTACAAAGTCTTTATGAAGAAGAGGAAAacttgaatatgataaatgagaTCCGTGGTTCAAATAATGGTTCTCAAAGTGAGTATGAGGATAAGGATATAACTGAATGCCTAGAAAATGGTGTACAGTTTTGGACAGACTACTCAAAAGTACATTATCACCCCCGGAGTCTATATGAATTAAATGGAGTTTGGGCAGATGTTGAGGAATTTGACAATTATGGAATTGGAAGGGACTCCTTTGCTTGGGCTGCGCAAGGGGAAGAAATTAGTGACAGGCTTCGATTTTTTGTTGAAGAGTGTGACCATATACAG GGATTTCAATTTGTTGTTGATGACTCTGGAGGTTTCTCTGCTGTGGCTGCTGAATTTTTAGAGAATATTGTAGATGAATATACAAACATTCCTGTCTTACTGTATGCTGTCCAAGGTTCTGGTTCACGCACAAATCTTCAGAGCAGGAAGCATACAGTCTTAGAGGATCTTCATGATGCTGTATCATTTTCAAGATTATCATCCTTCTGTAAACTTATTGTGCCTGTTGGTCTGCCCTCCTTAAGTAAAA GTAAAGCTTCCAGATTCCTCCACATTGAAGATGCGAAGCATTACCACTCAAGTGCAGTTTATGCTGCAGCACTGCACTCCATTAGTCTACCTTTTCGAATGGTTCCAGTTGGGCCTACTTCAGATGCTTGTTCTGTTTCTGGTGCTGTAGATGTTCACGGAGTCGTACAAATGCTATCAGGACAAGGAAGGCAGAATATGGTGTCAGTTCTGGATGTTGCCATGCCAGCACCAGCTTTAACTG GGGTACAGAATGAATTGTCTCTGTTAGAGATTTTGCAGCCGTTGACCCCACAAATAGCAGAGGATGTTGAAGACATGCAGGCTATTGAACACATGACTGTCCATGGAGCTCTTGCATCAG AAGGTCATCGCGCTTCAGTTGGTCAGGTAAAGGATACCGTTGATGCTGCTTTTCTATGTGCCGATACAAGGCCAATGTTCTGCCATCTATCTGTTGCTCTTAGTCCCTTGCCAATCCCCTTGCCTTTTCCATCAATCTTTGGGAACAATGTTGGCCAGCACGGTGAATTAATGAGTGGTCAAATTACTAATTCTTCACCAAAAGGATCCCTTGTCATCCATTCCATTCCCATGGCTGCCAGATTACGATCTAGCAGTATTGTGTTACCATTCTTGGAGAGTAAGCTGCGAAATCTTCACCAGTATGGAATCCAACGACGAGCAGCGGGGGCAGAGTTACTTAGGACTTGGGGCTTTGGCCAGGAAGAATTGGTGGAAATGGAAGAGGTGTTGTCTAAAATGGTTGCGGCATTACATTCTCCTCATTTGTCATCAGATTCAGATTAG
- the LOC114373675 gene encoding protein misato homolog 1-like isoform X2 → MSCLGWLRIPLLILSSRIRILTWMCFIVLGIPSYTPRLLSINLRGSLGSMSSRGTLYTEVASTTLDVVTWTGGVSTQASEPYKRNLFLQSLYEEEENLNMINEIRGSNNGSQSEYEDKDITECLENGVQFWTDYSKVHYHPRSLYELNGVWADVEEFDNYGIGRDSFAWAAQGEEISDRLRFFVEECDHIQGFQFVVDDSGGFSAVAAEFLENIVDEYTNIPVLLYAVQGSGSRTNLQSRKHTVLEDLHDAVSFSRLSSFCKLIVPVGLPSLSKSKASRFLHIEDAKHYHSSAVYAAALHSISLPFRMVPVGPTSDACSVSGAVDVHGVVQMLSGQGRQNMVSVLDVAMPAPALTGVQNELSLLEILQPLTPQIAEDVEDMQAIEHMTVHGALASEGHRASVGQVKDTVDAAFLCADTRPMFCHLSVALSPLPIPLPFPSIFGNNVGQHGELMSGQITNSSPKGSLVIHSIPMAARLRSSSIVLPFLESKLRNLHQYGIQRRAAGAELLRTWGFGQEELVEMEEVLSKMVAALHSPHLSSDSD, encoded by the exons ATGAGTTGCTTGGGTTGGCTGAGGATCCCTTTGCTGATTCTTTCTTCAAGAATCAGGATCTTAACATGGATGTGCTTTATCGTACTG GGTATCCCTTCATATACTCCTCGCCTACTTTCAATAAACTTAAgag GATCCCTTGGATCTATGAGTTCACGTGGTACATTGTATACGGAGGTTGCTTCCACAACACTAGATGTTGTCACCTG GACGGGTGGAGTTTCCACCCAAGCCTCTGAAccttataaaagaaatttgttCTTACAAAGTCTTTATGAAGAAGAGGAAAacttgaatatgataaatgagaTCCGTGGTTCAAATAATGGTTCTCAAAGTGAGTATGAGGATAAGGATATAACTGAATGCCTAGAAAATGGTGTACAGTTTTGGACAGACTACTCAAAAGTACATTATCACCCCCGGAGTCTATATGAATTAAATGGAGTTTGGGCAGATGTTGAGGAATTTGACAATTATGGAATTGGAAGGGACTCCTTTGCTTGGGCTGCGCAAGGGGAAGAAATTAGTGACAGGCTTCGATTTTTTGTTGAAGAGTGTGACCATATACAG GGATTTCAATTTGTTGTTGATGACTCTGGAGGTTTCTCTGCTGTGGCTGCTGAATTTTTAGAGAATATTGTAGATGAATATACAAACATTCCTGTCTTACTGTATGCTGTCCAAGGTTCTGGTTCACGCACAAATCTTCAGAGCAGGAAGCATACAGTCTTAGAGGATCTTCATGATGCTGTATCATTTTCAAGATTATCATCCTTCTGTAAACTTATTGTGCCTGTTGGTCTGCCCTCCTTAAGTAAAA GTAAAGCTTCCAGATTCCTCCACATTGAAGATGCGAAGCATTACCACTCAAGTGCAGTTTATGCTGCAGCACTGCACTCCATTAGTCTACCTTTTCGAATGGTTCCAGTTGGGCCTACTTCAGATGCTTGTTCTGTTTCTGGTGCTGTAGATGTTCACGGAGTCGTACAAATGCTATCAGGACAAGGAAGGCAGAATATGGTGTCAGTTCTGGATGTTGCCATGCCAGCACCAGCTTTAACTG GGGTACAGAATGAATTGTCTCTGTTAGAGATTTTGCAGCCGTTGACCCCACAAATAGCAGAGGATGTTGAAGACATGCAGGCTATTGAACACATGACTGTCCATGGAGCTCTTGCATCAG AAGGTCATCGCGCTTCAGTTGGTCAGGTAAAGGATACCGTTGATGCTGCTTTTCTATGTGCCGATACAAGGCCAATGTTCTGCCATCTATCTGTTGCTCTTAGTCCCTTGCCAATCCCCTTGCCTTTTCCATCAATCTTTGGGAACAATGTTGGCCAGCACGGTGAATTAATGAGTGGTCAAATTACTAATTCTTCACCAAAAGGATCCCTTGTCATCCATTCCATTCCCATGGCTGCCAGATTACGATCTAGCAGTATTGTGTTACCATTCTTGGAGAGTAAGCTGCGAAATCTTCACCAGTATGGAATCCAACGACGAGCAGCGGGGGCAGAGTTACTTAGGACTTGGGGCTTTGGCCAGGAAGAATTGGTGGAAATGGAAGAGGTGTTGTCTAAAATGGTTGCGGCATTACATTCTCCTCATTTGTCATCAGATTCAGATTAG
- the LOC114375036 gene encoding transcription factor HHO5-like codes for MELSLDLSLGFVPKPLSLFFADVSANRDKVATLDGFVQRLEEELKKVEAFKRELPLCILLLNDAIARLKEEKVKCSGMQDPPLKTSSGGNKNESSEKMNWMSSAQLWSTQKTKSRNEEDDRSVPANPINGNSCVLEKEGSQVPRFGLMARASELSHSNSKSVGGDISSGSSLLRVEVQSQPQPPQHMQQNPRKQRRCWSPELHRRFVDALQQLGGAQVATPKQIRELMQVEGLTNDEVKSHLQKYRLHVRRFPVSSTGQADNGSWMSQDESGDKSKGNNMSQSGSPQGPLTPLILGGGGGGSAKGLSSPGQNSVDGEDEQSDCRNWKGGLHHHQLEADNQCL; via the exons ATGGAGCTGAGTTTGGATTTGAGTTTAGGCTTTGTTCCCAAACCTCTTTCCCTGTTTTTCGCCGACGTTTCTGCGAACAGAGACAAAGTGGCCACACTCGATGGCTTCGTGCAGAGATTGGAGGAAGAATTGAAAAAGGTCGAGGCTTTCAAACGTGAGCTTCCTCTCTGCATTCTTCTCCTAAACGATG CTATAGCTAGATTGAAGGAGGAAAAAGTGAAGTGTTCGGGAATGCAAGATCCGCCACTGAAAACCAGTTCTGGaggaaacaaaaatgaaagcTCTGAGAAGATGAATTGGATGAGTTCAGCGCAGCTTTGGAGCACTCAGAAAACCAAATCG AGAAATGAGGAAGATGATAGGTCTGTGCCAGCGAACCCAATTAATGGGAATTCGTGTGTCCTCGAGAAGGAGGGTTCCCAAGTTCCGAGGTTTGGTTTGATGGCTCGTGCTTCTGAACTGAGTCATAGCAATTCCAAGAGTGTTGGTGGAGATATTAGTTCTGGCTCCTCTTTGCTCCGTGTTGAGGTACAGAGTCAGCCACAACCGCCGCAACATATGCAACAGAATCCGAGGAAACAACGCCGCTGCTGGTCGCCGGAGCTTCACCGCCGCTTTGTGGACGCTCTTCAACAACTTGGTGGAGCACAAG TGGCCACTCCTAAACAGATTAGAGAACTGATGCAGGTGGAAGGCCTTACAAATGATGAAGTGAAAAGCCATTTGCAA AAGTACAGGCTTCACGTTAGGAGATTTCCAGTTTCTTCAACTGGCCAGGCTGATAATGGGTCATGGATGTCACAAGATGAATCTGGGGATAAATCAAAGGGAAACAACATGTCACAGTCTGGTTCTCCACAAGGTCCTCTCACACCTCTGATcctaggaggaggaggaggaggatctGCTAAGGGTCTCTCAAGCCCTGGACAGAACAGTGTGGATGGAGAAGATGAGCAATCTGATTGccggaattggaaaggagggcTCCACCACCACCAGCTTGAAGCTGATAATCAATGCCTCTAA